In bacterium, the DNA window GGTAGAACGAATGCGGCGGTAAGAGTGACTGCATCGGCTTATGTTGATGGGTATTCAGTTTGTGATTATTGTAAAGGGGTACTTCATCTAATTGAATCCCCACCTATCTGTGATTTAACCCGAACATTAGCCGAATTTCTGGGAATGGATGAGGCGCGAACAACACTTGGTGCTCGTGAGGGGAAATTTGCGGTGATGCATACCTTACTTTCACCTGGAGATTCAATCGTCATTGATTCTAATAAACATTATACTACCTATGTGGCGGCTGAAAAATCCTGTGCAAAAATATATGAAGTGCCCAATACCGGCTACCCCAAATATGAAATAATTCCAGAATCTTACAAAGAAACTTTTGAACTGGTGATAAAAGAAACTGGTCTTGTTCCAAAACTTGCCCTTCTGACGCATGTCGATGGCGAATACGGCAATCTGGTAGATGCCTATGAGGTAGGTAAGATATGTCAAGAATATGGTGTGCCGTTTCTTCTTAATACCGCATATACCGCAGGTCGAATGGAGGTTAATGGAAAAGAATTATTGGCTGACTTTATTGTTGC includes these proteins:
- the pscS gene encoding O-phospho-L-seryl-tRNA:Cys-tRNA synthase, with translation MNLIRTREENYINLNPLQTGGRTNAAVRVTASAYVDGYSVCDYCKGVLHLIESPPICDLTRTLAEFLGMDEARTTLGAREGKFAVMHTLLSPGDSIVIDSNKHYTTYVAAEKSCAKIYEVPNTGYPKYEIIPESYKETFELVIKETGLVPKLALLTHVDGEYGNLVDAYEVGKICQEYGVPFLLNTAYTAGRMEVNGKELLADFIVASAHKGFGVPGTIGVLATTEKWADKLFRKSTRYPKKEIELLGCTARSQAIASLITAFPYVKERVKHWDEEVEKSRWLVTQMEALGEIEQLGIKPTRHDLIRLKTPLFDKIAQKHRKKGYFLYSKLEKRGIIGIKPGQTQWFKLSTYGLTWEQV